From Vitis vinifera cultivar Pinot Noir 40024 chromosome 3, ASM3070453v1, the proteins below share one genomic window:
- the LOC104878825 gene encoding cyclin-A3-4, whose translation MAEQDNCVHTPGAFRKRASDECPQSTTTKKRVVLEDITNSPNNELIQNSDRESQKPKRGIRRTGGCSSIMYQHLHALEMEEKRRARPDYMEKVQNDVTPNMREILVDWLVEVAEEYKLVSDTLFLCISYIDRFLSSHALRRDKLQLLGVSCMLIASKFEEISPPHAEDFCYITDNHYTAEEVVNMERDVLKFLNFEKVAPTTKVFLRSFMRASEEESKSLSMQFEALSWYLAELSLLDYGCLQFLPSMIAASSIFLARFTLEPNKHPWSLALQRYSGYKPSELKECVLLIHSRQLNRRGNSSLRAIRQKYLQPMFKCVAAHVSLPEIPKHCFEAIKE comes from the exons ATGGCGGAGCAGGATAACTGTGTGCACACCCCCGGAGCATTCAGGAAACGAGCCTCTGATGAGTGCCCGCAATCTACCACAACGAAGAAGCGTGTGGTGTTGGAAGATATCACTAACTCACCCAATAACGAGTTGATTCAGAATTCTGATCGTGAATCCCAGAAGCCCAAACGTGGAATCAGGAGAACTGGCGGTTGTTCTTCTATCATGTATCAACATCTTCATGCCCTGGAG ATGGAGGAAAAAAGAAGGGCACGCCCTGATTACATGGAGAAGGTTCAGAATGATGTCACGCCAAATATGCGCGAAATTCTGGTAGATTGGCTGGTAGAGGTTGCAGAAGAATACAAGCTTGTTTCAGACACACTTTTTCTCTGTATATCCTATATCGACAGATTCTTATCATCACATGCTCTCAGGAGGGACAAGCTACAGCTTCTTGGAGTTTCTTGCATGCTTATAGCCTC AAAGTTTGAAGAGATCAGTCCTCCACATGCTGAAGACTTTTGCTACATAACAGATAATCATTACACAGCAGAAGAG GTGGTGAATATGGAGAGAGATGTACTCAAATTTTTGAACTTTGAGAAGGTTGCTCCCACAACAAAAGTTTTTCTCAG GAGCTTCATGAGGGCTTCTGAAGAGGAAAGCAAA TCTCTCAGCATGCAGTTTGAAGCCTTGAGTTGGTATCTTGCAGAATTAAGCTTGTTGGACTATGGGTGTCTACAGTTCTTACCATCAATGATTGCtgcttcttctatttttcttgctAGATTCACACTTGAGCCAAACAAGCATCCTTGG AGTTTGGCATTGCAACGCTATTCGGGCTATAAACCATCAGAATTGAAGGAATGTGTGCTTCTCATTCACAGCCGACAATTGAATAGAAGAGGAAACTCCTCTTTGAGAGCAATAAGACAAAAATACCTGCAGCCCATG TTCAAGTGTGTAGCTGCACATGTTTCTCTTCCAGAGATTCCGAAGCATTGCTTTGAGGCCATAAAGGAATAA
- the LOC100254410 gene encoding homeobox protein HAT3.1 isoform X1 has translation MDASPAQESNRTRKSSSPKQNILEEARKLSESVCSESSEQKRPSENGQHEPAEISPVLSNCIVTEQSELPPEDVGDTILGLPPADVTKNSLTEHLGLPPEDAIKNDGTEQLGFFPEVVTKSSIIEKLGQSEPPPENVARYSGLDQSGSAPKDLANKRTAKLVKRKYKLRSSVSGSRVLRSRSQEKPKASQPSDNFVNASASRERKGRKKKRMNKTTADEFARIRKHLRYLLNRMSYEQNLIDAYSAEGWKGQSVEKLKPEKELQRASSEISRRKLQIRDLFQHLDSLCAEGRFPESLFDSEGQIDSEDIFCAKCESKDMSADNDIILCDGACDRGFHQFCLEPPLLKEEIPPDDEGWLCPACDCKVDCMDLLNDSQGTKLSVIDSWEKVFPEAAAAGNNQDNNSGFSSDDSEDNDYDPDCPEVDEKGQGDKSSSDKFDESDEFDESDESDFTSASDDMVVSPNNEQCLGLPSDDSEDDDFDPDAPEIDEQVNQGSSSSDFTSDSEDFTATLDRRNFSDNEDGLDEQRRFGRKKKDTLKDELLSVLESNSGQDNAPLSAKRHVERLDYKKLHDEAYGNVSSDSSDDEDWTENVIPRKRKNLSGNVASVSPNGNTSITENGTNTKDIKHDLEAAGCTPKRRTRQKLNFESTNNSLAESHKDSRSPGSTGEKSGQSSYKKLGEAVTERLYKSFQENQYPDRAMKEKLAEELGITSRQVSKWFENARWSFRHRPPKEASAGKSAVKKDASTSQTDQKPEQEVVLRESSHNGVGKKESPKAGASKVDRSKEANAGKSAVKKDASTSQTDQKPEQEVVIKESSHNGVGKKESTKAGASKVDRCSGAKRRRKLATDGSHRQKSSTPNSTRQKTKSNHEASEATNGSRRQNSSTPKSRRQKTKLAGEASEATGGSSRQNSSTPNSKRRKTKSDHEASNPVLSGKKIAKTAKSSSGTPKTKEKLSDRIQTRSRKSIA, from the exons TCTTACTGAACATTTGGGATTGCCTCCAGAAGATGCAATCAAGAATGATGGAACTGAACAATTGGGGTTTTTTCCTGAAGTTGTGACCAAGAGTtctattattgaaaaattaggaCAATCAGAGCCACCTCCTGAAAATGTGGCCCGGTATTCTGGTCTTGACCAGTCAGGGTCAGCACCCAAAGATTTGGCCAATAAAAGAACTGCAAAActagttaaaagaaaatataaattgagATCTTCAGTAAGCGGTTCCCGGGTTTTACGCTCAAGGTCACAAGAGAAACCTAAAGCTTCACAGCCAAGTGATAATTTTGTAAATGCCAGTGCTAGCagagaaaggaaaggaagaaagaagaaaaggatgAATAAAACAACTGCAGATGAATTTGCGAGAATCAGGAAACATCTTAGATATTTACTGAACAGAATGAGCTATGAGCAAAATCTGATTGATGCTTATTCTGCCGAAGGTTGGAAAGGACAAAG TGTGGAAAAATTAAAGCCAGAGAAGGAACTTCAACGTGCCTCATCTGAAATTTCTCGTCGCAAACTGCAAATACGTGATCTATTTCAACATCTTGATTCATTATGTGCTGAAGGAAGGTTTCCAGAATCTTTATTTGATTCTGAAGGGCAGATTGACAGTGAGGAT ATATTCTGTGCTAAATGTGAGTCCAAAGACATGTCTGCTGATAATGACATAATACTCTGTGACGGTGCTTGTGATCGTGGATTTCACCAGTTTTGTCTGGAACCGCCATTGTTAAAAGAAGAAA TTCCTCCTGATGACGAGGGTTGGCTGTGCCCTGCATGTGATTGCAAAGTTGACTGCATGGACCTGCTTAATGACTCTCAAGGAACAAAACTTTCTGTAATTGATAGCTGGGAG AAGGTTTTTCCTGAGGCAGCTGCAGCTGGGAATAACCAGGATAACAACTCTGGATTTTCATCAGATGATTCTGAGGATAATGATTATGACCCCGATTGTCCAGAGGTTGATGAGAAGGGTCAGGGAGATAAGTCAAGTTCTGATAAATTTGATGAATCTGATGAATTTGACGAATCTGATGAATCTGATTTCACTTCTGCATCTGATGATATGGTGGTCTCACCAAATAATGAGCAGTGTTTGGGGCTTCCTTCTGATGATTCAGAGGATGATGATTTTGATCCTGATGCTCCAGAAATTGATGAACAGGTTAATCAGGGGAGTTCAAGTTCTGATTTTACATCTGACTCCGAGGATTTTACTGCCACTTTAGATCGCAGAAACTTCTCTGACAACGAGGATGGTCTTGATGAGCAAAGAAGATTTGGTAGGAAGAAGAAAGATACTTTAAAGGATGAGCTCTTATCCGTGTTAGAGTCAAATTCTGGTCAAGATAATGCACCTCTGTCTGCAAAGAGACATGTAGAAAGGCTGGATTACAAAAAGCTGCATGAT GAGGCATATGGAAATGTTTCTTCTGATTCAAGTGATGATGAAGACTGGACAGAGAATGTTATACCAAGAAAGAGGAAGAATCTTAGTGGTAATGTTGCCTCAGTGTCACCAAATGGAAACACTTCAATCACTGAGAATGGGACAAATACCAAGGACATAAAGCACGACTTGGAAGCAGCTGGATGCACTCCCAAGCGAAGAACTCGTCAGAAGCTGAACTTTGAAAGCACAAATAATTCACTTGCTGAGTCACATAAAGATTCTCGAAGTCCTGGTTCTACTGGTGAAAAAAGTGGGCAATCATCATATAAAAAACTTGGAGAAGCTGTAACTGAG AGACTCTACAAATCCTTCCAGGAAAATCAGTACCCTGATCGTGctatgaaagaaaaattggCAGAAGAGCTGGGAATAACGAGCCGGCAG GTTAGCAAATGGTTTGAGAATGCCCGTTGGAGCTTTCGCCATCGACCACCCAAGGAAGCCAGTGCGGGTAAAAGTGCTGTGAAAAAGGATGCATCCACGTCTCAAACAGATCAAAAGCCTGAGCAAGAAGTGGTTCTTAGAGAAAGTTCTCACAATGGAGTGGGAAAAAAGGAGTCGCCCAAAGCAGGTGCTTCGAAGGTAGACCGCAGCAAGGAAGCCAATGCAGGTAAAAGTGCTGTGAAAAAGGATGCATCCACGTCTCAAACAGATCAAAAGCCTGAGCAAGAAGTGGTTATTAAAGAAAGTTCTCACAATGGAGTGGGAAAAAAGGAGTCGACCAAAGCAGGTGCTTCGAAGGTAGACCGCTGCAGTGGAGCTAAGAGGAGAAGGAAATTGGCAACTGATGGAAGCCATAGACAGAAATCTTCAACTCCCAACTCTACAAGACAAAAGACAAAGTCAAATCATGAAGCATCTGAGGCAACCAATGGAAGCAGAAGGCAGAATTCTTCTACTCCCAAGTCTAGAAGGCAAAAGACTAAGTTAGCTGGTGAAGCGTCTGAGGCAACTGGTGGAAGCAGTAGACAGAATTCGTCAACCCCAAATTCTAAAAGGCGAAAAACCAAGTCAGATCATGAAGCATCTAATCCGGTCTTAAGCGGTAAGAAGATAGCAAAGACGGCAAAGAGCTCATCTGGCACaccaaaaacaaaggaaaagctAAGTGACAGAATCCAAACAAGAAGTAGGAAATCTATTGCTTGA